AAGAACGGCGAGTACTACGGAACCACTCAGAGCGGCGGTAACCCAGGCAACGGGGCGATTTACGAGGTCACGGCTGCCGGCAGCGAGCAAGTAATTTACAGTTTCCAAAGCGGCACAGACGGCGCGGATCCGGTATCCACGTTGATTATGGACAAGAAGGGCGCACTCTACGGTACGAGCGACACCGGCGGCTCATCCGGCTGCGAAGGGCCCGGCTGCGGCACCGTCTTCAAACTCACACCCAACCAACAAGGTTGGACCGAAAGCGTACTCTACCGGTTCACGGGAGGCAACGACGGCGGATCACCGATCGGCGGTCTGCTGATGACCAAGCGCGGAGCACTTCTCGGTACGACGGTTGGTGGTGGGAGCGGCGGGGGCGTCGTCTTCGAGCTTATGCCGTCGGGCTCTACCTACACCGAGACGGTCGTCCACGAGTTTTCAGGCTCTCCCGACGGCCTCGATCCGACCGACGCCCTCGTTTCCGATAGCGCCGGGAACCTATACGGTACCACGTCCGAGGGCGGTCTCACGACGTGCCCGTCTCGGTCAAGCTCACCCGGCTGCGGCACCGTCTTCAAACTGGCTCCGTCGGGTTCGAAGTATTCCTATTCCGTGATCTACCGTTTCAAGGGTGACGCGGACGGAATCGCGCCCTGGGCAAGTCTTCTTCGCGGATCTAACGGTGTATTTTACGGCCTGACTATGGAGGGCGGCGCCCTCGGTAAGGGCACGGCCTTCGAACTGACGCCGAAGGGTTCGCGGTACCGCGAAACGGTGCTCTATTCATTTAAAGGCCGCAGTCACGGCGCGTATCCGCGCTCGGACCTGGTGGAAGACCGCGGCGGAAACCTCTATGGGACGACGCCGTTCGGTGGCGGCGCGCATTGCCGAGATGGCTGTGGCACCGTCTTCACGCTGGCTCCCTCCGGAAAGACTTTCACCGAACACGTGCTCTATACGTTCCAAGGCCCTCGCGCGGGCGACGGCGCGATTCCCCTCGGAGGCGTTCTAATCGACCGCCATCGCAACTTGCTCGGAACCACTTTCAACGGCGGCGCTTCGCATTATGGCACGATCTTCAGCGTTTGTTGCGCGGCGTCGTCCCCGACACTCCGGGAAGCATCACCGTAAGCGTGGCGCCGTGAATTATCGTTTTTTTCGAATCTCGTCCGCGCTATGCACGCTCACGCTCGCCATCGCTTGCGCACAGATGCGCCCGCGAGACCGCATCGCCTTTGCCGGCTGTATATTTTGAGGTGCTATGGACAAGTGGTTTCCTATCCGAACTGCGCGACTGCTGCTGCGTGAGTTTAGAGAGACTGATGAATCGGACTTGCATGAATATGGGGGCGATCTAGAGGTCTCCAGGTACGTGGCCTGGGGCCCCAACACACCGAAAGACACGCGCCACGTGCTAAGCAATCGTATTGAGAAACAGCGCATATGGCCGCGTAATGAGGTCGAGCTTGCGATCGAGCTATCCAAGGAGGAAAAAATAATCGGCAGCATCAGCCTTGTTATCCAGTGCGACGACGACCGTATAGCTTCTTTTGGGTATGTGGTAAATCGACGATATTGGGGGCAAGGTTATGCAACGGAAGCCGCCGCCGCACTTCTTAGCCGCGCGTTCCAGGAGCTAGGCCTTCACCGTGTTTGGGCAACCTGCGATGTTCGCAATGTGCCGTCCTGGCGGGTGATGGAGAAAGTCGGCATGAAGCGTGAGGCGGCCTTCCGACGTGATGTTTTCCAAAAGGGTGAGTGGCGCGATTCACTGTGAAAGGAACCGCTGATGCCAGCACCAGTAGAGCAGGGCGTTCATTAGTACGTTGAGATACGTAGCGCAGTCATGGAATCCTGGATGAGAGAATGCGCCCGCCGTAGCTATGCGAAGTCACCGGGGCTGAGCCAGGTCAAGACCGAAACAATGCCTCGCGCCGTGACGTGCCCGGCCTCGGAGGATGGAAATGCCGACCTTTGGACTCATCCGGTACCCGCTGAGTAGCTGCGTCGCTGCCGCATTGCTGGTGGGCTGCGGCGGATCGCAGCCGCCGATCGGTGCGCCCGCAGCAGCGCAGCAAAGCCCCACTACTATCAGACATGCGCAGCACGGCGGATTCTGGATGAAGCCCGAATCAGCGAGCGGCGACCTCATTTATGCAGTAGGCGGTTGCGGTGGAGCGTGCGTCCTAACCTATCCCGGCGGAGAACAGGTGGGACAGATCACTCTGTCTATTGCGTATGCTGCATGCTCCGATACCCAGGGCAATGTTTTCATAACGGGCGGAAGCACGGTCGATGAATTTGTGCATGGCGGCGTGACGTCCGTGAATACCTTAACCTTGCCAGGCAACCAAGCATCCGGCTGTGCCGTTGACCCGGCGACAAACGATCTTGCCGTTGTCTACGACGAAGTCAGAGTTGCTGTCTTTCCAAATGAAAGCGGTTCGCCGCTAATCTATTCCACGAAACTGTCGGCAAACTATTGCGGGTACGATAACGAAAGCAATCTTTTCGTTTCCGGAGATAATGAGCAATCGCATACGATTTCCGAGTTGCCTCACGGGATGACGAAATTTACTATTCTTTCCGTAAAGGGTAAGCTCGGTAATCCAGGGCAGGTGCAGTGGGACGGATCGCATCTCACATATGAAAGCCGCGACCCCATCAACATCGCGCGATTGTCGATACGTGGCTCTATCGCAAAAGTCATAGGAACGACCTCATTCAAGGGCCACGGCAATGCGGCAATGGCCTCGTGGATCTATGATGGCAGCGTTTTATTGCCGTACGGCGGAAAAGTAGAAAAACTAAATAAGATCGGATTGTGGCCATATCCTGGAGATGGCAAGCGGACAAATAGCATTAACTTTTCGAGTCGCATCTCCGCGGTTACCGTAAGCTCCGTGCCATAGAAGCGCCCAGCTAGACCCCGGGTGATTTGAGGCCGCCAGGCGGCGCGCCTGGAGAAACAACCCCTTGCAACGCTCGTTCTATTGAGAAAGCGTGCACCTGCAACCAGTTCATGATTTTCCGATACGGCTCGCCCACTCTGCGATCGCAGCATCACTGCCGAGCCGCTGAGCTGGGTTTTGCGCGCCTAGCGGCCGCGCCAGCCTAGCCGCCTAGCCCTGCAGATCGGCACGGCAGCCACGCCAGCTGAACGCGGCCCAGCAGCCCGGCCGGCTGGGGTGTCTCGTCTTAGCCTCGCCAACTCCTTACCCCTTAGGCTGCGGCCCCGTGGCAGCGTTTGAATTTTTTTCCGCTGCCGCAGGGGCACATTTCGTTTCTGCCGACTTTCGGTTGATCGCGTTGGACCGGTTTCGCCGGTTCTTCGTCGTCTTTGTTGGTGTGGAACTGCGCAACGCGGCGCCCGGTGCCGGGAGCGGGTCCCAGGATTTGCTCGAGGCCCGATGATGATACGTTGCCGCCGACCGTGACCGGTTGGGGGATGACTTCGCCCGAGGGAATCGGTTCGAACTGCGGGCCTTGCGGATACGGCTGAAGCTCTTGCGGCGGCGGCCCTTGCTCGATAACGACGCGGAAGACACCTTTGATCGCTTCGTCGGCGATGTTGTTCTTCAGCGATTCGAAGATTTCGAAGGCTTCCTTCTCATACTCGACGCGTGGATCTTTTTGACCGTAGCCGCGTAGGCCGATTCCGGTTTTGAGGTGATCCATCACGTACAGGTGATCGACCCACTGGCGATCGATGATCGGCAACAGCAGATACTTCTGCTCGACCGCCCGCAGAATCTCGGGCGTTACTTCCTTCTCCTTGGCCTCGTAGGCTTCGATCGCTTTGCCGTGCAGCAACCGGCGAATTTCTTCGCGGTCCTTCCCCGCCAAGTCGGAGACGCTGGTCGAGCGCTTTAGCGGAAAGACCAGTTCGAGCGCGTTGAGCATCTCCTCGAAATCCCACTCGCTCGGGTGCGCGTTTTCCGGCGCGTTCTCTTCGACGGCCTCATCGACTTTCGCCTCGAGCGTCTGCAGCATGAAGGTGCGCGAGTCGAAGGTTCCTTCGAGATTCGCTCGACGGTCCGCGTAGATCACGCCGCGCTGTTTGTTCATCACGTCGTCGTACTCGAGGACGTGCTTTCGAATCTCGTAGTTGTGCGCTTCGACCTTGCCCTGAGCCCGCTGAATCGATTTCGACACGAGGCCGGATTCGATCGGCTGTTCGTCGGTGAATCCCACACGCTCCATGATGTTGGTCATGCGCTCGCCGCCGAAGAGACGCATCACTTCGTCCTCGAGCGATACGTAAAAGCGCGACGACCCTGGGTCGCCTTGCCGGCCCGAGCGGCCGCGCAGCTGATTGTCGATCCGCCGCGACTCGTGCCGTTCCGTACCGATGATGTGCAGGCCGCCATTTTGCGCGACCCCCTCGCCGAGCTTGATGTCGGTGCCGCGGCCCGCCATGTTGGTGGCAATCGTCACCTGGGCGTCCTGCCCGGCATCTTTGATGATCTCGGCTTCCTGTTCGTGGTACTTGGCGTTGAGGACGTTGCATTCCACGCCCTTACGCCGCAGCATGGTAGCGAGCAGTTCGCTCTTCTCGATCGAGCGCGTGCCGACGAGCACGGGGCGGCCCTTCTTATACTCCTCGATGATCTCGTCGACGACCGCCTCGAACTTGGCGCGCTCCGACTTGTAAACGATATCGGAGTTATCTTTGCGAACCATCGGCATGTTCGTCGGCACGACGACGACGTCCAAGCCGTAGATGTCGCGGAATTCGCGTTCTTCCGTCTTGGCCGTACCGGTCATTCCGGCGAGGTGTTCGTAGAGGCGAAAAAGATTCTGGAAGGTGATCGTCGCGAGCGTCTGGTCCTCGCCGCGAACCTTAATGCCTTCCTTCGCCTCGATCGCCTGATGGATGCCGTCGGAGTAGCGCCGGCCGAGCATCAGCCGGCCCGTAAACTCGTCGACGATGATCACTTCGCCGTCTTTGACGATGTACTGCTGGTCGCGATGGAAGAGGTTCCAGGCGCGCAGCGCGGCGTTGAGCTGATGGGTCAGCTCGATGTTGCGCTGATCGTACAGGTTCTGGATGCCGAGCATCTTCTCGACGCGCGCGACGCCGGCTTCGGTAATCGGAACCGCGTGCGCCTTCTCGTCTACCGTAAAGTCTTCGGTCTTCTTCAGCCGCGGAATAATTTGGGCGAACTTCTCGTAGAGCTCGGTAGCCTCTTGCGACGGGCCGCTGATAATCAGCGGCGTCCGCGCCTCATCGATGAGGATCGAATCGACCTCGTCAACGAGTGCGAAGTACAGCTCGCGCTGTACCAAGTCTTCGACCTGCCACGCCATGTTGTCGCGCAGGTAGTCGAAGCCGACTTCGTTGTTCGTCGCGTAGGTGACGTCACAGTTGTACGCGGCGCGGCGCTCACCGGAGTCGAGCCCGTGCTGGATCACGCCGACGCTCAGCCCGAGATATTGGTAGATCGCGCCCATCCAGTCGGCGTCGCGGCGAGCAAGGTAATCGTTGACGGTCACGACGTGCACGCCGCGCCCTTCCAGCGCGCGCGCGTAGACGGGCAGCGTTGCGACCAGCGTCTTGCCTTCGCCGGTCTTCATCTCGGCGATCCGGCCCTCGTAGAGCACCTGGCCGCCCATGATCTGAACGTCGAAGTGGCGCATGCCGACCGTGCGTTTGCCGGCCTCGCGCACGACGGCGAAGACTTCGGGCAGCATCGCATCGAGCGATTCACCCTGCTCGAGCCGGTTCTTGAACTCGGCGGTCTTGGCTTGCAGCTCGGCATCGGGCAGCGCCGAGAACTGCTCGTCGAACACATTGACGGCACGGGCGGTGCGCCGGAGGCGCGCCACTTCCCGTTCGTTACCGTCAACTAGAGTCTTGAGAAATGCCATGGGGGTACGAAAGGTTCTACGGAATGATTCCTAATCCAGTTACGGCGCCCGGCGAAGTGTACATCGTCGGGACAACGTCGTGGACGCTCCCGGCTCCCGAACCCGCCGCGAAGACCAAGACGACTCCCCCGCCGCCGGCGCCGGTATCGGCCACGTAGATCAGGCCGTCTTTGTTGACCTTGATGTCGGTCGGCGAGTTGAGCAGCGTGTGGCAACCCTGGATCTTGCGAATCGGCTTCGTATACGGAATCTTCTTATTGTACGGCGGGAAGACGAGGATAGCCGCCGACGCGGTCGAGCTGCAGCTGGCCTTGGGCTGCCCCTGATCGACGATATAGATGTTGCCGCTCGAATCGAGCGCTACGCTGGTCGGCGTGATCACTTCGTTCTTCGCCGTGATCGAAAAGCGCGGGGCGATGTTGACGGGCGTGGGCGTCGGCGAGGGCGTCGGGCTGGGGCTCGGGCTTCCCGTCGGCGTCGGCGTCGGTTTTGGGGTCGGCGTCGGCTTGGGCGTCGGCGTCGGCTTAGGGGTTGGAGAGGGTGTCGGCAGGACGAACTGCGAGACGGTGGCGCCGTTGATGTTGGCCACGTAAATGTGGCCGAACCGGTCGAGTGCGATGCCGCCCGGCACGTTCAATCTCGGGCGCGGACCGGCAATCGACTGATACGGCGACGACGCACCGGCCTGAAAAAGCAGAATTTCGCTCGGATAGATCGACGTCGAGATGTTATCGGCGATAACCATGATCGGCGGCGGCGGACCGGCCGAACTCGAAGGCAACGGCGTGGGGCCCTTCGGCGTAAAAGCGATGCCGCGCGGGTGCCCCGGCACAGCGGTCGTCCCGAGCGGAACAACGTTGCCCGTCGCCAACGCGGCAAACTCCACCAAAACGGCGTTGTGCGTGCTCTGGTTATAGTTGGTCACCCAGAGGTTCTGCCGGCGATCGAACGCCAGATACTGCGGACCGTCGAGCCCCGTGTTACCGCCGCCGATGTTGAAGGAAGGCCCGCTACCATTCTTGAGGCCATTGCCGTAGATGCTGATCGCGTTTTGGTTCGTATTCGTTGCGTACAGCGTCTTCGACGGGAAGTTCGGCCCGACGTCAACCCCGGTCGTCTGACCGAGATTGCTGCACGCGACGGTCGCGGCAGTCGCAGCAAGGGCAACAAAAGCTAAAGCACGCTTAGACAGCATTCTCTCTCCAGGGTTCCCGCAGCGACGTGAGTTTCCTCGGCACGTACGCGCTGGGCAAGGAACCAGACGGCGGCCGCAACGATCAGCACGATCGCCAGGAAGATGATGATTCGGCGCAACCGGCGCCGCTCGTAAGCAGGCCGGCTGGACTCGACGTCGATGATCTGGCGCGGCACGAGGGCTTAAACGCCCTTTCGCAATGGGTGGTTGAGATCGCTCGTCTCAACGAGCTTGAGCATCTGGCCGACGGTCACGAAGCGGTAGCCGGCCTTGCGGAACCGGTCCACCACGAACGGCAAAGCTTCAATTGTCGCAAGCTTCCCGCTGTGGAGCAGCACGATTTCCGGCGCGGTCGCGTGCTCGACGAGGTGGCGCTCCAACTCGTCGACGGTTACGCTGCGCCAGTCACCGCCGTCGTCGGTCCAGAGCACGACGGAATAGCCGAGGCTCTGCGCGACCTGCAGCGTCCGCTCGTTGTAACGTCCGTGCGGCGGGCGCATCAGCGTGCGCACCGACGGATCGCGCGTGAGATCCCACAGTACGTCACGCCCTCTTAGAATCTCCTCGCGAACCTGTTCGTCCGATTCCTGATCCAAATTCGGATGCGTAAAGGTGTGATTGCCGACCTCGTTACCTTCGGCCTCGATGCGTCGCGTGAGCTCCGGCCACGTCTCCGCATCGCGTCCGATCAAAAAGAACGTCGCCGGCACACGCAGGTCGCGCAGCACGTCGAGCAGCATCGGCGTGTAGACCGGATACGGCCCGTCGTCAAAGGTCAGTGCGATCAAGCGCGGCCGGTGCGAGCGATCTTCGGGAAGCTCGTGCGTGACGCGATAGAGTCGCGCGACGACGTCGTTCGAGAACTCGAGGTGTACGTTGGTCTCGGGCGTGACCAACGACGGCACCAGATTGCTCTTGTGCTCGACGAAGCGCCAGCCGCCTGCAATCAGAGCGACGACCGCGAAAAATGCCAGCATGCCCCTCACGGCCGGCGACACGTCACAATGGGCGATCCTGCGCGGCGGTCAGCGACAGGCTCGTCGCCAAATCGTTGCCGACGATCACGGTCACATCGCTCGCGGTCGTCGCGGGGTCGGTCGGCGCCGCGCTCGGCGCTGCCGACGAGTCCGCAACGACGACCGCCTCGTGCACGCCCGCCGGCAGCGCTTCACGAACGCGTGCTCCGGCATAAACGACGCTGGAGTGTTCGTGGATCTCGGTCGTGGAGTAATCGGAACGATCGGCATTGCCCACCTCACCAATCGCAAATCCGGCGTGTTTGAGTTTCGCGGCGACACGGCGGGCCGCGCCGCTGACCGCGCTGCCGTTCTCGACGTCCACGCGCAGCGTCGAGGGCGGAATCGCCGCGAGCGCCATCGCACTCGGCGAGGCGATCGGTTCCGCCGCGGGCGTCAGCATCTGCGCGACCAGCTGAGCGCGCGCCTTCGTATCGGGAACCAGCGAGTCGCCGTACCCGGGCAAGTTCACGTCATCGGTGTACGGCACTTGTTTGCTGACGATCGATCCATTCGCGACCCCTTGGAAATGCGTCGCGAGCGAGATCAGCTCTTGATTGGTGAAATCGGTCTGCACGTACTTCTGGAAGACCGCCAAGAGGTCGCCGAGGTGCATCAGCGTGTTGAGGCGGTCGCCGCGGACTTTATCGGCCACCGCGCGCATCACTTGCTGCTGGCGCATGATGCGGCACGGATCGCTGCACCAGTCGTGGCGATACCGCATGTACGCGACGGCCTGCTCGCCGCTGAGGTGCTGCATTCCCTCCTTGAGGTGGATGTGCAGATGCCCCCAGGTATCGTCGTAGTCGAGCGTGCCGCCGGTGCAGCCCGTCTTGTGCCACAGACAGTCCGAGGTCTTCACGTACAGATTGACGCCGCCGATCGCGGTAATGAACTCTTTGGACGCGTCGATGCGCAGCACTACGTAGCGGTCGAAGCCGGGAATCCCTAGCCACTGCGCGATGACGGTCTTGGCCTCTTTGACGCCGCCGTCCGATTGCGCCTGATTGATCTTCGCCTGCGTGCCGTTGGGCATCGTCGCGATCATGTCGCGCGGAATCGAGAGCTGGTAGATGCGCTTGTTCGCGAAATCGAGATTGACCGCCCAGATGACGTCGCTGCGCGAATTGGTGGAAAACTCTTCGTCTTTAGCGGTGTAGTCGTAGTCGAGGCCCTCGACAAGCACGAGCAGGTTATCTTTTCCGAAAACCTGTTCCGGCGGCGGCACGAAGATCTGCGTCAGCGCCGTGACCGGATTGCGATGTTCGACGACCGAGTAGCCCGTCACCGTCGAGATCAGCGCGAGCACGATCAAACCGGCGACGATCGCGATTTTGACTTTAATACTCAAACTGCGCAGCGCTCCGCGGATGCTGCCCGGCCGTAGAAATCGAAGGGTCCATGCTCTTCCAACCTAACGTCAGAAAACGCGCCAACCTTAGCATTTCCTGTGAAATAGACACCGCCATCGACTCCCGGCGCTTCACCTTGCGAGCGCCCGAACCATGCTCGCTTTCCATTAAGATACTCTTCGACCAGCACGCGAACCGTCGTCCCGCAGCGCGCGCCGCGCGTCTGCTCCGAGGCAAGCCGCTGCGCCTCACGCAAGCGGATCAAGCGCCGGCGACGCCCAGCGGCACCGATTCGTCCGGAAAGCTCGGCTGCCGGCGTGCCCTCCTCGGCGCTGTACTCGAAAAACCCGACGCGATCGAGCCGCGCGCGTTCGATCCAGCCCTCTAGATACTCGACGTGCGCTTCGGTCTCGCCGGGGAAGCCGACGATGAAGGTCGAGCGCATCGTGATGCCCGGAACGCGCGAGCGGAAGTCGTCGATGATTTCGAGATAGCGTTCGCCGTTGCCGGGGCGGCGCATCGCCCGCAGCATCTCGGGATGCGCGTGCTGCAGCGGCATATCCATGTACTTGCAGACCTTCGGCAGGTTCGCGATCGCGTCGATCAGCTCGCGATCGACGGTCGCCGGATAGAGATAGAGCAGGCGAATCCACTCGAGCGCGTCGACTTCGTGCAGCCGCTCGAGCAGACGCGCGAGGCCGCCGCGGCGCTCTCCGCGATCGCGGGCCCACATCGAGGTGTCCTGCGCGATCAGGATCAGCTCTTTTGCCCCGCCGTCGACCAGCGCGCGGGCTTCGGCGAGAATCGATTCTTCGCTTCGGCTGCGAAACGCGCCGCGCAGCTGTGGGATGATGCAAAACGTGCACGGATGATCGCAGCCTTCGGCGATCTTCAGATACGCGGTGGCACGCGGCGTCGTAACCAGGCGTGGCAGAAAGTCGTGCTCGGGCTCGGCGATCAAATCGAGGCGTACCGGCCGGCGCCCCGCCTCGACGTCATCGAGCAGCTCGACGATGCTCGAGTACGCTCCCGTGCCGACGACGCCGTCGATCTCGGGAACCAGACTCTGCAGCTGCGAGCCGTAGCGCTGCGCGAGGCAGCCGGCGACGATCAGATGCTGGTCGCGCCGCTTACGCGAGGCGTGCTCGAGGATAACCTCGGTGGATTCTTCTTTGGCCGGGTCGATGAACGCGCAGGTATTGATCACGACCGTGTCCGCGCGCTCCGACTCGGGCTCCAGGCGCCAGCCGGCGCCTGCGAGCTTCGCGATCATCACCTCGGTGTCGACCAGGTTTTTCGCACAGCCCAAACTCACGAACGCGACGCTTCGCATCGAACCCTGCGCTTACCGGTAGTTGACGAACTGCAGCGGAGCTTCGAAATCCATCGCGCGCAGCGATGTAATGACCTTCTGCAGATCGTCCTTGTTCTTGGCGGAGACGCGCACTTGCTCGTCCTGGTATTGTGCGTTTACTTTGAGCTTCAAATCCTTGATGTGCGCGATCAGCGCTCTGCTTTGATCCTTCGATATGCCGCTGCGCGGCGTGACGACCTGGCGAACCGTGCTGCCCGCAGCTGGTTCCACTTCGCCGTACTCGAACGCTTTGAGATCGATTCCGCGCCGTACGGCCTTGGCCCCGAAGACGTCGACGACGTTGCGCATCTTGAGCTCGTCGTCGGAGATCAGCGTGATCTTCTTGCCGTCGTATTCGATGCTGGTCTTGCTGTTCTTGAAATCGAAGCGGTTCTCGATCTCTTTTCGCGTCTGATTGAGCGCGTTATCGAGTTCCTGCGGATCCACACGCGAGACCACGTCGAACGAAGACTCGCTCGCCAATCGTTACTCCTCTCAAAGGGTGAAAGCTTGCTCAACGACGTCCCCCGATTTCCCGAGCGTTCCGCGGGCCTTACCGTCGATATAGATCTCTACGCCGCCGGCATTCCCGATGCGCACGAGCGCCGTCTTGCCGTGAAACGTCTTCGACGTGCCGGCCGGAAACGTTCCCTCCATGCTAACACTCCCGTCAACGGTGACCCGCAGCCACGAAGGGGCCGAGAGGACGACGGCCAGCGAGTTGGCGCCCCCTGGCCCTGCCGCCGGGGTGGCGGCCGGGCGCGGCGCGACCGGGGCGGTAGAAGCGCCGAAGCTCGGCGTGGGGCTCGCGCTGGCCTCGACGGCGACCGGCTGACGATTCATGGTCAGCTCGTTGTAGACGACGAAAGCGACCAAGACGACGGCGATCGTGCCGGCGATCCAGAGCACGAGGCTGCTCCGCCAGGGCGCCGAGCCTCGCTCCGGCTCCGATCCGGAGGCGCCGGTTGGCGCGGCCGGCTCGGGCTGGGTGAGGTTGAAGGCGGCCACCGCCTCCTCGGGATCGAGCGCGAGAAAGCGCGCGTAGGTGCGCAGAAAGCCGCGAATATAGACGGGAGCGCCGATCGTGTTCCAGTTCTCTTCCTCGATGGCGGCCAAGTAGACCGCGCGAATGCGGACCTTCTCGGCGGCGTCGGAGAGCAAGAGCCCGCGGGCTTCGCGCGCGGCGCGAAACCGCTCGCCCAGATTCTCAGGTCCAGCGTCGCTCATCGGTGACGTTTGAGTTGGCCCCGCCTTAGTGTTATCCTGTCCGTTTAGATGGTCAAGGAACGCGTGGTTGCAGCAATGAGCGGGGGCGTGGATTCAGCCGTTGCTGCCGGTTTGCTGCTCGAAAGCGGGTACGACGTCGTCGGCATTACGATGCGGATGTACGCACCCTCGCATCCCGCCCACGCGAAAAGCTGCTGCGGCAGCAGCGACTTCGACGACGCGCGGCGCAGCGCCGCCGTACTCGGCATTCCGCACTACGTGCTCGATTTCGAGGAAGCGTTTCGCCGCACGGTCATCGAGCGCTTCGTCAGCGACTACGCTGCCGGGCGAACGCCGAACCCGTGCGTCTCGTGCAACAACTTCGTCAAGCTCGGAACGCTGGCGCAATACGCCGATCGTTTGGGCGCGCGCTACGTCGCGACCGGCCACTACGCGCGCATCGAACGGCGCGAAGACGGCGCGCATCTCTTTCGCAGTCCCAGCTCAAAGGATCAGGCCTATGCGCTCGCCCAGTTGGCGCCGGCGCAGCTCGAGCGTCTGCTTCTCCCGTTGGGCGACCTCGACAAAGCGGCGACCCGCTCGCACGCGCGCCGTTTCGCATTGCCGGTGCACGATAAAACCGAATCGCAAGACATCTGCTTCGCGGAGGGGCGAAGTTACCGCGAGGTCGTCATGCGCCTGCGCCCGGCCCTGCGCGACGACGGCGCCGTCGTCGCGAGCGGCGGTGAGCGGCTCGGCAAGCACGCCGGGATCGCCAACTATACGATTGGGCAGCGCGCGCTCGTGCCCGCGAGCAGCGACGGTCCGCGCTACGTTACGCGCATCGATCCGGCGACCAACACGATCGTCGTCGGCCGAGAAGACGAGCTGCTCTCCCACGAGCTGCGCGCCGGCGAACTCAACTTCATTCGGCCGGAGCGCTTCGACGGCGAAAACGAGGTGCCGGTGCGCGCGATGATCCGCTATCGCGCGACCCCCGCACCGGCGAAGGCTTCAATCGATGGCGAGGGTCTGCTGAAGCTGCGCTTCCAGCAAGCGCAGCGCGCCGTCTCGCCGGGTCAGCTGGTCGCGCTGCTCGATTCCGAAACCGACGAAGTGCTAGGCGGCGCAACCATCCTGCCGCCCTAAGGAGAGTTACGACGCCGTCGCGAGCGCGAGATCGTTACGAAGATTCCAGTACGTGTCGCGTACGACGGGGCGAAAACCGGCGCCGATGATGACGTTCTCGATGTCGCGGCGCGTCGCTTCGTTGGTGCTGCCGGCGTCGTGGACGACCTGCTCTTCGATGATCGTGCCGCCCATGTCGTCGCAGCCGTAGAAGAGCGCGAGCTGCCCCATCTTGAGGCCCGGCGTCAGCCACGATGCCTGCAGGTGCGGGAAGTTGTCGAGATAGAGCCGGGAGACCGCGAGCACCCGCAAATACTCGAGCCCGGTCGATTCTTTGCCGCGCAGCGGCGTCTTGAACGGAACGTAGTACCAGGGGATGAAGGCGGTGAAGCCGCCGGTCTCGTCTTGCAGCTCGCGCAGCACGTGCAGATGCTCGATA
The nucleotide sequence above comes from Candidatus Cybelea sp.. Encoded proteins:
- a CDS encoding YajQ family cyclic di-GMP-binding protein — encoded protein: MASESSFDVVSRVDPQELDNALNQTRKEIENRFDFKNSKTSIEYDGKKITLISDDELKMRNVVDVFGAKAVRRGIDLKAFEYGEVEPAAGSTVRQVVTPRSGISKDQSRALIAHIKDLKLKVNAQYQDEQVRVSAKNKDDLQKVITSLRAMDFEAPLQFVNYR
- a CDS encoding RodZ domain-containing protein; protein product: MSDAGPENLGERFRAAREARGLLLSDAAEKVRIRAVYLAAIEEENWNTIGAPVYIRGFLRTYARFLALDPEEAVAAFNLTQPEPAAPTGASGSEPERGSAPWRSSLVLWIAGTIAVVLVAFVVYNELTMNRQPVAVEASASPTPSFGASTAPVAPRPAATPAAGPGGANSLAVVLSAPSWLRVTVDGSVSMEGTFPAGTSKTFHGKTALVRIGNAGGVEIYIDGKARGTLGKSGDVVEQAFTL
- the rimO gene encoding 30S ribosomal protein S12 methylthiotransferase RimO — protein: MRSVAFVSLGCAKNLVDTEVMIAKLAGAGWRLEPESERADTVVINTCAFIDPAKEESTEVILEHASRKRRDQHLIVAGCLAQRYGSQLQSLVPEIDGVVGTGAYSSIVELLDDVEAGRRPVRLDLIAEPEHDFLPRLVTTPRATAYLKIAEGCDHPCTFCIIPQLRGAFRSRSEESILAEARALVDGGAKELILIAQDTSMWARDRGERRGGLARLLERLHEVDALEWIRLLYLYPATVDRELIDAIANLPKVCKYMDMPLQHAHPEMLRAMRRPGNGERYLEIIDDFRSRVPGITMRSTFIVGFPGETEAHVEYLEGWIERARLDRVGFFEYSAEEGTPAAELSGRIGAAGRRRRLIRLREAQRLASEQTRGARCGTTVRVLVEEYLNGKRAWFGRSQGEAPGVDGGVYFTGNAKVGAFSDVRLEEHGPFDFYGRAASAERCAV
- the mnmA gene encoding tRNA 2-thiouridine(34) synthase MnmA is translated as MVKERVVAAMSGGVDSAVAAGLLLESGYDVVGITMRMYAPSHPAHAKSCCGSSDFDDARRSAAVLGIPHYVLDFEEAFRRTVIERFVSDYAAGRTPNPCVSCNNFVKLGTLAQYADRLGARYVATGHYARIERREDGAHLFRSPSSKDQAYALAQLAPAQLERLLLPLGDLDKAATRSHARRFALPVHDKTESQDICFAEGRSYREVVMRLRPALRDDGAVVASGGERLGKHAGIANYTIGQRALVPASSDGPRYVTRIDPATNTIVVGREDELLSHELRAGELNFIRPERFDGENEVPVRAMIRYRATPAPAKASIDGEGLLKLRFQQAQRAVSPGQLVALLDSETDEVLGGATILPP